A genomic stretch from Vibrio neptunius includes:
- the prfC gene encoding peptide chain release factor 3: MSNTAFTGEVSKRRTFAIISHPDAGKTTITEKVLLFGRAIQTAGTVKGRGSAQHAKSDWMEMEKERGISVTTSVMQFPYNDCLVNLLDTPGHEDFSEDTYRTLTAVDSCLMVIDAAKGVEDRTRKLMEVTRLRDTPIVTFMNKLDRDIRDPMELLDEVESELNISCAPITWPIGCGKEFKGVYHIHRDETILYSTGQGHTIQEKLVVKGLDNPELDEAVGAELAEQLREELELVIGACPEFDQELFLAGELTPVYFGTALGNFGVDHMLDGLTEWAPAPMPRQANERQVEANEEKFSGFVFKIQANMDPKHRDRIAFMRIVSGTYTQGMKMNHVRLGKQINISDAVTFMAGDRSRAENAYAGDIIGLHNHGTIQIGDTFTQGEALKFSGIPNFAPELFRRIRLRDPLKQKQLLKGLVQLSEEGAVQVFRPLQNNDLIVGAVGVLQFDVVVARLKAEYNVEAIYESVNVATARWVECEDGKKLDEFQRKNQTNLALDGGDNLTYIAPTMVNLNLAKERFPEVEFRATREH, encoded by the coding sequence ATGTCAAATACAGCATTTACGGGCGAAGTTTCTAAGCGTAGAACGTTCGCTATCATTTCTCACCCAGATGCGGGTAAGACCACCATTACTGAAAAAGTATTACTTTTCGGGCGTGCAATCCAAACGGCTGGGACAGTCAAAGGTCGAGGTTCTGCTCAGCACGCGAAATCTGACTGGATGGAAATGGAAAAAGAACGTGGTATCTCGGTAACTACTTCTGTGATGCAGTTCCCTTATAACGATTGTCTGGTCAACCTATTGGATACTCCTGGGCACGAGGACTTCTCAGAAGATACCTACCGTACGTTGACCGCAGTTGACTCTTGTTTGATGGTTATTGATGCCGCTAAAGGTGTTGAAGATCGTACACGTAAGTTGATGGAAGTTACCCGTCTTCGTGATACACCTATCGTCACTTTCATGAACAAACTCGACCGCGATATTCGTGACCCAATGGAGTTATTGGATGAAGTTGAAAGTGAGCTAAACATTTCCTGTGCGCCGATTACTTGGCCAATTGGGTGTGGCAAAGAGTTTAAAGGTGTCTATCACATTCACCGTGATGAAACGATTCTCTACAGCACAGGCCAAGGCCACACCATTCAGGAGAAACTGGTGGTGAAGGGGCTGGATAACCCTGAACTTGATGAAGCTGTTGGCGCTGAGTTAGCGGAACAGTTACGTGAAGAGTTAGAGCTTGTGATTGGTGCATGCCCTGAGTTTGATCAGGAGCTGTTCCTTGCTGGTGAACTGACGCCAGTATACTTTGGTACGGCACTGGGTAACTTTGGTGTTGACCATATGTTGGACGGTTTGACGGAATGGGCGCCTGCGCCAATGCCTCGTCAAGCGAATGAACGTCAAGTTGAAGCGAACGAAGAGAAATTCTCTGGCTTCGTATTTAAGATTCAGGCCAACATGGATCCCAAGCACCGTGACCGTATTGCTTTCATGCGTATTGTATCTGGTACCTACACACAGGGTATGAAGATGAACCATGTGCGCCTTGGCAAGCAGATCAATATCTCTGATGCGGTAACCTTTATGGCGGGTGATCGCTCTCGTGCTGAAAATGCCTACGCGGGTGATATTATTGGTTTGCATAACCACGGCACCATTCAGATTGGTGATACCTTCACTCAAGGTGAAGCTCTGAAATTCTCAGGTATTCCAAACTTTGCGCCTGAGCTATTCCGTCGTATTCGCTTAAGAGATCCATTGAAGCAAAAGCAGTTGCTTAAAGGTCTGGTCCAGCTGTCTGAAGAAGGGGCTGTACAGGTATTCCGTCCACTACAAAACAATGACCTAATTGTTGGTGCGGTCGGTGTGCTTCAGTTTGACGTCGTCGTTGCGCGTTTAAAAGCCGAGTACAACGTTGAAGCGATTTATGAGAGCGTTAACGTTGCAACCGCACGTTGGGTCGAATGTGAAGATGGTAAGAAACTGGATGAGTTCCAGCGTAAGAACCAAACCAACCTAGCCCTAGATGGTGGCGATAACCTGACGTACATTGCTCCGACTATGGTTAACTTAAATCTGGCGAAAGAGCGTTTCCCAGAAGTGGAGTTCCGCGCAACCCGCGAACACTAA
- the srmB gene encoding ATP-dependent RNA helicase SrmB, producing the protein MIKNFAELELDENLLVAIEEMGYTRPTQIQAEAIPQALDGRDILASAPTGTGKTAAFVLPALQYLQDFPRRKPGPARVLILTPTRELAMQVADQARELAKNTNLNIFTITGGVQYQEHADILAKTQDIVVATPGRLMEYIEAERFDCRAIEWLILDEADRMLDMGFGPTVDRLSSECRWRKQTLLFSATLEGKGVEGFTADLLKEPAEIDAEPSRRERKKIAQWYHRADDMAHKLALLKTIINDQAERSIVFLKTRERLAELRVELEKAQIPCAWIQGEMPQDRRNNAIARFRDGTVNVLLATDVAARGIDLPDVSHVINYDMPRSADVYLHRIGRTARAGKKGNAISLVEAHDQTMMDRVARYVKEEIKERFIKELRPKHKKPVFKKKKKDDKKKTASKGKKKVAKKK; encoded by the coding sequence GTGATCAAAAATTTTGCTGAACTAGAGCTAGATGAAAACCTGCTCGTTGCCATCGAAGAAATGGGTTATACCCGTCCAACCCAGATCCAGGCCGAAGCAATTCCACAAGCTTTGGACGGCAGAGACATTCTCGCTTCAGCGCCAACCGGCACAGGTAAAACCGCAGCTTTTGTTCTGCCCGCTCTACAATACTTGCAGGACTTCCCGCGTCGTAAGCCGGGGCCTGCCCGTGTGCTTATCCTGACTCCTACTCGCGAGTTGGCAATGCAAGTCGCTGATCAAGCTCGTGAGCTCGCCAAAAACACTAATCTGAACATCTTCACCATCACTGGTGGTGTGCAGTATCAAGAACACGCCGATATTCTCGCTAAGACACAAGATATTGTTGTTGCAACGCCTGGTCGTTTGATGGAATACATCGAAGCGGAACGTTTTGACTGCCGTGCTATTGAATGGTTGATCCTTGATGAAGCGGATCGCATGCTCGATATGGGCTTTGGCCCGACAGTGGATCGCCTTTCTTCTGAATGTCGCTGGCGTAAACAAACGCTGCTCTTCTCTGCAACGCTAGAAGGCAAAGGCGTGGAAGGATTCACCGCAGATCTGCTTAAAGAACCTGCTGAGATCGACGCTGAGCCATCTCGCCGTGAACGTAAGAAAATTGCCCAGTGGTATCACCGTGCAGATGATATGGCGCATAAGCTGGCACTGTTGAAAACCATCATCAACGACCAAGCTGAGCGCTCTATTGTATTTCTGAAAACTCGTGAACGTTTAGCCGAGCTGCGCGTTGAACTGGAAAAAGCGCAAATTCCTTGTGCGTGGATCCAAGGTGAAATGCCGCAAGATCGTCGTAACAATGCCATTGCGCGTTTTCGTGACGGTACAGTAAACGTACTTCTGGCCACAGACGTCGCTGCCCGTGGTATCGACCTGCCAGATGTTAGCCATGTCATTAACTACGACATGCCACGCAGTGCAGACGTGTACCTCCACCGTATCGGCCGTACCGCCCGCGCAGGTAAAAAAGGCAATGCGATCTCTTTAGTTGAAGCTCATGACCAAACCATGATGGACCGTGTTGCTCGCTACGTAAAAGAAGAGATCAAAGAGCGCTTTATTAAAGAGCTTCGTCCGAAACACAAAAAACCAGTGTTTAAGAAGAAGAAAAAAGACGACAAGAAAAAAACAGCTTCTAAAGGCAAAAAGAAAGTCGCCAAGAAGAAATAG
- a CDS encoding methyltransferase, with product MKKNQLKTKDFSFKQFKIAGGHSGMPVSTDGVLLGAWCDIKQANTILDIGTGTGLLALMCAQRNPDSVIDAIDIDQHALLAAKENFASSPWLSRLTLLEGDVLNFPFVTSYDAIVCNPPYFNSGEHAQNQQRATARHTLTLSHEALLRQCFKLLSSDGRAWFVLPEAEGRMFISLAETLGWHLVGLCEVQPTAKKPVSRLLIQLGQHASNAKTERLIIQQDNGYSDEFVALTKAFYLKM from the coding sequence ATGAAAAAAAACCAACTCAAGACAAAAGACTTTTCATTCAAGCAGTTTAAAATTGCAGGTGGTCACTCAGGCATGCCTGTCAGTACTGATGGCGTCTTACTCGGTGCGTGGTGCGACATCAAACAAGCGAATACCATTTTAGATATTGGAACTGGCACAGGTTTATTGGCTCTAATGTGTGCACAGCGAAATCCTGACTCTGTCATTGACGCAATCGACATTGATCAGCACGCTTTGCTGGCTGCGAAAGAGAACTTCGCCTCTTCTCCTTGGCTTTCCCGATTGACACTGCTGGAAGGTGACGTGCTTAACTTTCCATTCGTAACAAGCTATGACGCGATTGTCTGTAATCCGCCTTATTTCAATTCAGGGGAGCATGCCCAAAATCAGCAACGAGCGACCGCAAGACATACTTTAACCTTAAGCCACGAAGCTTTGCTTAGACAGTGCTTTAAATTACTGAGCTCTGACGGCCGGGCTTGGTTTGTCCTTCCTGAAGCAGAAGGACGTATGTTTATCTCCTTAGCAGAAACACTGGGTTGGCATCTGGTTGGTTTGTGTGAAGTACAGCCTACAGCCAAGAAACCCGTTAGCCGCTTACTGATTCAACTTGGTCAGCACGCCTCTAACGCCAAGACAGAACGTTTGATAATTCAACAAGATAATGGCTATAGCGATGAATTCGTCGCATTAACTAAAGCGTTTTATTTAAAGATGTAA
- the brnQ gene encoding branched-chain amino acid transport system II carrier protein, producing the protein MNQTLKLTDIIAVGFMLFAFFLGAGNIIFPPLAGQLAGENLVPAMTGFLLTAVGLPLITIVAIAVAGGSWDHLTKDLPKRVAMTIAVLIFIIIGPAFAAPRTGLVAYEMAVKPFFVEAAQSHLTVFSILFFAVAMLFAWSQGKLIDVIGKVLTPVLFLGLLVLAVAVFIDPQGEMIAANGDYLSHPLQKGFLEGYNTMDTFASLMFGGLIVDALRQKGISDQKATAKYLIRAACVAAAGLAFVYVSLFYLGATSAAVAAGADNGGVILSVYVQSLFGPYGQLVLSVIVLLACLTTAIGIISACSDYFSSLTPMSYKTWVLINGAACALVANVGLSQLITLSVPVLFALYPVAIALVALTFVRKKLQSPKLAYRTVILVSLLFALIDAAKVAGIDVSALSMLPLFDIGMGWLLPTIAAILCMFFIGKPTQPELAKKTV; encoded by the coding sequence GTGAATCAGACTTTAAAATTAACAGATATTATTGCGGTGGGCTTTATGCTTTTCGCTTTCTTCCTTGGAGCGGGCAACATTATCTTCCCGCCATTGGCAGGACAGCTAGCAGGTGAGAACCTCGTGCCTGCGATGACAGGTTTTCTTTTAACGGCGGTAGGTCTTCCTCTTATTACTATCGTTGCTATTGCCGTTGCTGGTGGCTCTTGGGATCATCTCACTAAAGATTTGCCTAAACGTGTTGCAATGACCATTGCGGTATTGATCTTTATCATTATCGGACCTGCATTTGCCGCGCCACGCACAGGTTTGGTGGCTTACGAAATGGCGGTAAAACCCTTTTTCGTCGAGGCGGCACAATCGCATTTAACGGTTTTCTCTATCCTATTTTTTGCTGTGGCAATGCTATTTGCTTGGTCACAAGGCAAACTGATTGATGTGATCGGTAAAGTGTTGACTCCAGTGCTTTTCTTAGGTTTGCTTGTGCTTGCTGTTGCTGTGTTTATCGATCCTCAAGGGGAAATGATTGCGGCAAACGGTGATTACCTTTCGCACCCATTGCAAAAAGGCTTCCTCGAAGGCTATAACACGATGGACACTTTTGCCTCGTTGATGTTCGGTGGGCTTATCGTCGATGCACTCCGTCAAAAAGGTATTTCAGACCAAAAGGCGACTGCAAAATACTTGATCAGAGCAGCGTGTGTTGCCGCTGCAGGATTGGCGTTTGTATACGTATCGCTATTCTATCTCGGCGCAACCAGTGCGGCTGTCGCTGCTGGCGCAGACAATGGTGGTGTGATTCTGAGTGTGTACGTTCAATCTCTCTTCGGCCCTTATGGTCAACTTGTGTTGTCAGTGATTGTGCTTTTAGCGTGTTTGACGACCGCGATAGGTATTATCTCAGCGTGTTCTGATTACTTCAGTTCTTTGACGCCGATGTCTTATAAAACTTGGGTTCTAATCAATGGTGCAGCGTGTGCTTTGGTTGCCAATGTCGGTCTTTCTCAACTGATCACTCTGTCTGTTCCTGTGCTCTTTGCTCTATACCCAGTCGCTATCGCTTTGGTTGCACTGACCTTTGTTCGCAAGAAACTGCAAAGTCCTAAATTAGCTTATCGTACGGTTATTTTAGTGTCGCTTCTATTTGCTCTGATTGATGCAGCAAAAGTAGCGGGCATTGATGTATCTGCTCTGAGTATGTTACCGTTGTTTGATATCGGTATGGGGTGGTTACTACCAACCATTGCGGCGATACTCTGCATGTTCTTTATTGGAAAACCGACTCAACCAGAGTTAGCCAAAAAAACGGTTTGA